The following proteins are encoded in a genomic region of Streptomyces lunaelactis:
- a CDS encoding ArsR/SmtB family transcription factor — protein sequence MGDPARKAALYDAFARTGKALSSGKRLELLDLLAQGERTVDALAKTAGLNLTTASAHLQTLKQAGLVATRREGVRIHYRLAGDDVAALYALLRQVAQAHQTAVEPARSAYLGTDDAAEVDREDLLARTAAGEVVILDVRPAEEYAAGHIPGARSIPVEELAERIAELPEETEVVTYCRGAYCVLAYDAVRLLRESGRGAVRLTDGMLEWRLAELPVERESAA from the coding sequence ATGGGAGACCCCGCACGCAAAGCCGCGCTGTACGACGCATTCGCGCGCACCGGCAAGGCGCTGAGCAGTGGAAAGCGCCTGGAACTGCTCGATCTGCTGGCCCAGGGCGAACGCACCGTCGATGCGCTCGCCAAGACCGCGGGGCTGAACCTGACCACCGCCTCGGCGCACCTGCAGACCCTCAAGCAGGCCGGACTCGTGGCCACCCGCCGCGAAGGCGTACGCATTCACTATCGGCTGGCCGGAGACGATGTCGCCGCCCTCTACGCGCTGCTGCGCCAGGTCGCCCAAGCCCACCAGACCGCCGTCGAACCCGCCCGCAGCGCCTACCTCGGCACGGACGACGCGGCCGAGGTCGACCGGGAAGACCTGCTCGCCCGCACGGCGGCAGGCGAGGTCGTCATCCTCGATGTGCGTCCGGCCGAGGAGTACGCGGCCGGGCACATCCCCGGCGCGCGCTCCATCCCGGTCGAGGAACTCGCCGAGCGCATCGCCGAGTTGCCGGAGGAGACCGAGGTGGTGACCTACTGCCGGGGCGCCTACTGCGTGCTGGCCTACGACGCGGTACGTCTGCTCCGTGAGAGCGGACGCGGGGCGGTGCGGCTCACCGACGGGATGCTGGAGTGGCGGCTGGCCGAGCTGCCCGTGGAGAGGGAGAGTGCCGCGTGA
- a CDS encoding MBL fold metallo-hydrolase yields the protein MGFADDHLTPLVDEGLGNSAYLVDLGDGRALAVDASRDLRALRAAAARRGLTVAFAADTHLHADFLSGAVQLAADDGAAVLASAAGNRAFPHTPLGDGDETDLGGLTLRALATPGHTDEHLSFLLLDGARELGVFTGGSLIVGSAARTDLLGADRAEELARAQYRSLQRLAKLPDATAVWPTHGAGSFCSAPPGAERTTTIAAQKQANLLLAAPDEDAFVRELLGSLGSYPAYFDRLGEINRRGPAVIGSAPTLAALTTAETRQLLDQGAQLVDVRPVADFAAGHIPGAISIPLRDQFATWLGWLLPDDVPLVFVTAPGQDLAELTWQSLKIGYERLAGHLDGGMAAWTADGGPQQTIALVTAERIVGRPVLDVRQRAEHTTGHIADAVHIELGELVARTDEAPDGAVVHCGHGERAMTAASLLQRAGHRDLAVLDGGPGDWSKVTGRPLEETT from the coding sequence ATGGGCTTCGCCGACGATCACTTGACACCGCTGGTCGATGAGGGTCTGGGCAACAGCGCCTACCTCGTCGACCTCGGCGACGGACGGGCCCTGGCCGTGGACGCGAGCCGAGATCTGCGCGCCCTGCGCGCGGCTGCCGCGCGGCGCGGGCTCACGGTCGCCTTCGCCGCCGACACCCATCTGCACGCCGACTTCCTGTCCGGTGCGGTGCAGCTGGCCGCTGACGACGGCGCGGCCGTACTCGCCTCCGCCGCCGGGAACCGGGCCTTCCCGCACACCCCGCTCGGCGACGGCGACGAGACCGACCTCGGCGGACTGACCCTGCGCGCGCTGGCCACCCCCGGCCACACCGACGAGCACCTGTCCTTCCTGCTCCTGGACGGAGCACGCGAGCTCGGAGTCTTCACCGGCGGCTCGCTGATCGTCGGCTCGGCCGCTCGCACCGACTTGCTCGGCGCAGACCGAGCGGAGGAGCTGGCCCGTGCCCAGTACCGCTCGCTGCAGCGCCTGGCCAAGCTGCCGGATGCGACCGCGGTGTGGCCCACGCACGGCGCCGGATCCTTCTGCTCCGCCCCACCAGGCGCGGAACGCACCACCACCATTGCCGCGCAGAAGCAGGCCAACCTGCTGCTGGCCGCGCCCGACGAGGACGCCTTCGTACGGGAGTTGCTCGGCAGCCTCGGCTCCTATCCGGCGTACTTCGACCGCCTGGGCGAGATCAACCGGCGCGGGCCCGCGGTGATCGGCTCCGCTCCCACGCTCGCCGCGCTCACAACGGCCGAGACACGCCAACTGCTGGACCAGGGCGCACAGCTCGTCGACGTACGCCCCGTCGCGGACTTCGCCGCCGGCCACATCCCCGGCGCCATCTCCATCCCGTTGCGCGACCAGTTCGCCACCTGGCTGGGCTGGTTGCTCCCCGACGACGTCCCGCTCGTCTTCGTCACCGCCCCAGGACAGGACCTCGCCGAACTCACCTGGCAGTCCCTGAAGATCGGATACGAGCGGCTGGCCGGGCACCTCGACGGCGGCATGGCCGCCTGGACCGCCGACGGCGGACCGCAGCAGACCATCGCGCTGGTCACCGCCGAACGGATTGTCGGTCGCCCGGTCCTCGACGTACGCCAGCGGGCCGAGCACACCACCGGCCACATCGCCGACGCGGTCCACATCGAACTCGGAGAACTCGTCGCACGCACCGATGAAGCGCCGGACGGCGCGGTGGTCCACTGCGGGCACGGCGAACGCGCCATGACCGCTGCCAGCCTCCTGCAGCGTGCCGGGCACCGGGATCTCGCTGTCCTCGACGGCGGACCGGGCGACTGGTCCAAGGTCACCGGCCGTCCTCTGGAGGAGACCACGTGA
- a CDS encoding MFS transporter — translation MTTRATDETSSGIRLGLRANLAQFSLLVAVNALVGGMLGQERTVLPLLADDVFHLSAYTSALTYILAFGATKAVTNFFAGTWSDRFGRKPVLIAGWLIALPIPAMLAWGPTWGWIIAANILLGINQGLTWSTTVIMKIDLVGPERRGLAMGFNEAAGYVAVAATAMATGAIADHAGLRPEPFLLGAAYVVLALGLSTLAVRETRDHARFEAARHVTPVGSEHDGELTTGQITRLTSLSDKALSAASQAGMVNNLNDALAWGIFPLLFAAHGLSIAEIGILAALYPAVWGAGQMLTGWWSDHIGRKHLITAGMLLQAAAIALVAAGTTFGVWATAQVLLGVGTALVYPTLLAVIGDVAHPAWRARAVGVYRLWRDGGFAVGALLAGVLADAFSLTTAIWAIAALTAASGLVVAVRMYETHPRL, via the coding sequence GTGACCACCCGCGCCACCGACGAGACCAGCTCCGGCATACGTCTCGGACTGCGTGCCAATCTGGCCCAGTTCAGCCTGCTCGTCGCCGTCAACGCCCTGGTCGGCGGCATGCTCGGCCAGGAGCGCACCGTCCTGCCGCTGCTCGCCGACGACGTCTTCCACTTGTCCGCCTACACCTCCGCGCTGACCTACATCCTGGCCTTCGGCGCCACCAAGGCCGTCACCAACTTCTTCGCCGGCACCTGGTCGGACCGTTTCGGCCGCAAGCCGGTTCTGATCGCCGGCTGGCTGATTGCCCTGCCAATACCCGCCATGCTCGCCTGGGGGCCGACCTGGGGCTGGATCATCGCCGCCAACATCCTGCTCGGCATCAACCAGGGCCTGACCTGGTCCACCACCGTCATCATGAAAATCGACCTCGTCGGCCCCGAACGACGCGGCCTGGCCATGGGCTTCAACGAGGCCGCCGGCTATGTCGCCGTCGCCGCAACCGCCATGGCCACCGGCGCCATCGCCGATCACGCCGGACTGCGCCCCGAGCCGTTCCTGCTCGGTGCCGCTTACGTCGTCCTGGCCCTGGGTCTGTCCACCCTGGCGGTGCGCGAGACCCGCGACCACGCCCGCTTCGAAGCCGCCCGTCACGTCACCCCTGTCGGCAGCGAGCACGACGGGGAACTGACCACCGGCCAGATCACGCGCCTCACCAGCCTGAGCGACAAGGCCCTGTCCGCCGCCAGCCAGGCCGGTATGGTCAACAACCTGAACGATGCCCTCGCCTGGGGCATCTTCCCCCTGCTCTTCGCAGCCCACGGCCTGTCCATCGCCGAGATCGGCATCCTCGCCGCCCTCTACCCCGCTGTCTGGGGCGCCGGGCAGATGCTCACCGGCTGGTGGTCCGACCACATCGGACGCAAACACCTGATCACCGCCGGGATGCTGCTGCAGGCCGCAGCCATCGCCCTCGTCGCCGCCGGGACAACGTTCGGCGTGTGGGCCACCGCCCAAGTCCTCCTCGGCGTCGGCACCGCCCTGGTCTACCCCACCCTGCTCGCCGTCATCGGCGACGTCGCCCACCCCGCATGGCGCGCCCGCGCTGTCGGTGTCTACCGCCTGTGGCGCGACGGCGGATTCGCCGTCGGCGCCCTCCTTGCCGGAGTCCTCGCCGACGCCTTCAGCCTGACCACCGCAATCTGGGCCATCGCCGCCCTCACAGCCGCATCAGGCCTCGTGGTAGCGGTCCGCATGTACGAAACGCACCCCCGCCTGTGA
- a CDS encoding DinB/UmuC family translesion DNA polymerase, translating into MLALAEQLGARLRKERQVSGRLSMTVRYADRSTTVRTRRLPEPTSHTAALARTAYENGVGTGSRAVA; encoded by the coding sequence GTGCTCGCCCTCGCCGAACAGCTCGGCGCGCGCCTGCGCAAGGAACGTCAGGTGTCCGGCAGGCTGAGCATGACCGTGCGGTACGCGGACCGTTCCACCACCGTGCGCACCCGCCGCCTGCCCGAACCCACCAGCCACACCGCAGCCCTGGCCCGCACCGCCTACGAAAATGGAGTAGGAACGGGTTCCCGCGCGGTCGCTTGA